The genomic DNA CCCGGCGCTCTGCGCGAAGAGTTCTGCTCCGAATTGGTTGACAGTGCCGACGCCCGACGTGGCATAGGTCAATTCTTTGGCCTTCGCCGTTTTCAGGAACTCCTGAACGTTCTTGGCCGGTACGGATTTTCCAACCACCAAAACCAGCGGGACCTTGCCGATCATGGCAACCGGCCTGAAGCCCTTGACCGGATCGAACGGCAGATTCTGTTGCACGGCCGGGTTCATCGTGAAGGTCACAGACGCGATCAACAACGTATGGCCGTCCGGAGACGCCTTGGACACATGGGCGGATCCGATAGCGGCCCCTGCGCCGGGCATATTCGATACAACAACCGGCTGCCCCCACATCTTGCCGAGATTATCTCCCAGATGGCGCGCCAGGATGTCATTCGATCCCCCCGCAGCGAATGGAACGACCAGAGTAACGGGCTTTGTCGGGAATTGCTGTGCGAAAGCCGCAGTCGCGAACGTCATTGCCGCTGCTGTAAGAGTGTATCTGGCGAACTTCATGATCTTCCTCCGTAACGACTTTATGATATGTTATTGCGAACGCTGCTCTTGCATTGCGCAGGGTTCGCCGATGTCTTTGCATCGATTCTGAGGCTTTGTGGGACGGAGGTTTAGCGCCCCCCTCCTATGCCAATGGTGGTATGAGAAGCTGACGGAGACAGCCTGTCGAATAAAAAATCCACCGTCAGCCATAAAGCCGGCTTCTACAGATGCTCCTCCCGGACCGTCTGTCTGAGATGATCGATGAAGTCATTCACGACTACTGATTGAGGAGCGGCCTTGGGTCGGATGAGCAGGGTCTTGGCTTCGATGCGTGGGTTCAGGTTTCGGACGACAAGTCCCGGAATGCCCATCGCGCTCACAAGGAGGGGATCGACGAGCGCAATGCCTGCGCCGAAACGCGCGAGCATGATGCCGGTCAGGGAGACGCTCACCTGGACAACGATAGTAGGCGCGATCCCTGCCTCGCTGAGCGCGCGGTCCACATAGGGGCGGAAGACGATCTGGGGCAGGTATGTGATGATGGGATAAGGAGCGAGGTCCTTGATGTTGACCTCTTCGAGGTTGGCTAAAGGATGATCTTCCGGCATGACGCAGGCGATGCTCCAGCTCATGAGCACCTCCGTGTCCACCGCCGAACTGACGATCGGTTCGTGCGCGATTCCGATCTCGACCTCGCGATTGATCACCCGGTCGAGAACCTGCGGGGACGTGAGCGACTGAAGGGTGCATTGCACCTGAGGTCTCTTTGCCACGAAGGTCGCGACAGCCTTTGCGAGGTAGCCGTTGGCAATGGGAAAAGCCGCAGCGACGGGAAGAGTGCCGAGCCGGCCGCCGACCAAGTCCTGGGTAAGCCGTCCCACGGCTTCGATCCGGCCGAAAATCTCGGCGACATCCGGGAAGATGGCATGAGCCTCGTTGGTCGGCTGCAGCCGACCGCCGACCCTCTGGAAGAGCTTCATCTTCAACCGGCTCTCACAGTGCTTCAGCACGGTGCTAATGGCAGGTTGCGTCACATTGAGCAGTTGCGCGGCTCCGGTGACTGAACCGGTCACCATGATGGCGTTGAAGACCTCCATCTGTCGAAGGTTCATCATTCTCGCTGCTTCCTCTCCTCAAATTCTCCCGGGCCGTACATTATCAGGATTTATGATCGTGCTCGGATAAGTAATTAGACATTGATATGGATCGTGCGAATGATCAACCGTCCGGAACTCCGGCGTGGATGCGCTGCGCCCATGCCGGATGCATTGTCTTTTGTCGGTGCTGCAAGATAGCCGGTGCGGTGGAGGGAAGCCGTACAGAATGGACACGAAGAGCAGCAAGCTGAGGCTCGGTGGCGAGGCAACGATGCAGGAGGCATCGGGACCACGGGTCAGTGTGCGTGACCTGTTCTGGGCGTTTCTGCTGGTCGGACTCTCGGGTTTCGGTGGCGTTCTCCCCTTTGTCCGCCACATGCTGGTCGACAAGCGCCGCTGGCTCTCTCCCGCCGAATTCACGGAGGTGCTGGGACTCTCTCAGCTGCTTCCAGGTCCGAACGTGGTCAACATCAGCATTTATGTCGGGGCGCGCTTTGCGGGTGCGATCGGCGCCACGGCCGCGTTCCTGGGGATGATGGTGGCTCCCATCGCGATCGTCCTCTGCCTGGGGGCGGCCTACACCCGCTACGGCGATCTTCCTGCCATTGCGAACGCTTTCCGAGGAGTTGCTTCCGCAGCCGCCGGGCTCGTCGTCGCAATGGCGATCAAGATAGCCTGGCCGGTGCTCCGCTCAGGGCGCACCATCGCCATTTCCGCTCTTGTCTTTGGTGCGATCGTGATCATAAAGCTACCGCTCGTCTGGACACTCGCCATCATGGCCCCTGTCAGCGTCCTCTGGATCTGGTGGAAGGCATCGTGAGCGGCAATGACAGCCTGTGGGGGTTCGTCCTCCACCTCTCGCTCCTGTCTCTTCTAGCGATAGGCGGGGTGAATACCATTCTCCCTGAGCTTCATCGCTTCGTGGTCCTTGACCATTCATGGATGACGAACGAACAGTTCACCGCTCTTTTCGCGCTCGCCCAAGCGGCTCCGGGGCCGAACGTGATCTTCGTAACCCTGATCGGCTGGCAGGTCGCCGGGGTGGTCGGCGCTCTCCTGGCTACGATCGCAATCTGCGGTCCGGCAACTGTCATCGCGTATGTGGTGACGCGCCTGTCGACCCAGTGGCAGCATCTGAAATGGTTCAGAGTGCTGCGAAGCGGGCTTGTCCCGTTGACGACGGGCCTGATGATCGCCAGCGCGTGGCTTCTCACAGCCGCATCCGCTCAGAGCGTTTTCAGCTACATCATTACAATCACGACAGCCCTCGTGATGCTGACGACACGGGTCAACCCTTTGTGGCTCCTCGCACTTGCGGGAGGAGTTGGCGCCGGAGGTATCCTCTGAGGCCTTCGCTCGTCATAAATCGAATTAATAATCAGCTGCGACTTAATGATTGGACGTTGATCCCCTTCGATTGAATGCTCCAGGCCAGTCATCAACCTGATGCAAGGGCCTGAATAATGGCGACGCTGACAATCGGCATCATCGACCCGTTCCACCCAAAGAGCATTGAGACAATCGAGGCTGCAATCCCCGCTGAATGGCGGCTCAGCATCGCCAAGGGACAGAACATCGACGAGAAGGCGCAAGCACTTCGCGATTCGGATGTCGTCTTCGTCATGGCTGCGCCAATGCCTGCTTCGCTCATCGATGCGGCACCGCGCCTGCGGTTCATTCAGAAGCTCGGGGCCGGTATCGACCGGATCGATCTCGACCACTGTGCTGCACGCGGAATCGGCTTGGCGCGTCTTCAGGCCGGGAATTCGATTCCCGTGGCGGAGCATACGCTTCTCCTGATGCTTGCAGCGTGCCGGCGTCTTCCGCTCCTCGATCGACAGACCCGCGCGGGCGGCTGGGACAAGGAGACTGCGCGCGGAGTGAGCCGGCAGATCAACGGCAAAACTGTCGGAATTGTAGGCTTCGGCGCGATTGGGCAGGCCGTCTCCAAGCTGCTCACAGGATTCGGCGCGAACGTCCTCTACTTCGATCCAAGGCGAGCCAGCCCTGAACTCGAGCGGGAACTGCATGTGACTTACGCATCCCTCGACGAGTTGACCGCGCAGTCGGACATCGTGTCCCTCCATCTCCCCCTCATGAAGGAGACGGCCAGGATCTTCGACGCGGCGCGCATTGCGAGAATGAAACCTGGATCGACCCTGATCAACTGCGCTCGCGGCGGCCTCATCGACGAGACCGCTCTGCACGATGCGCTCGTCAGTGGGCACGTCTTTTCGGCCGGTATCGATGCCTTCGAGCAGGAGCCACCGGTCGGGAGTCCTTTGCTCCGTCTCGATCAGACCGTCGTCACTCCGCATACTGCCGGTGGCACGATCGACAACTTCAAGCCCGTCGTGGAGCGGGCCGTGCGCAACACGCAGCTCTTTCTTTCCGGAGAGGATATCCCCGCACAGGACTTGGTGCAGGCGCCGCGCAGGTCGGCAGCGTGACGTCACGACGATGGAAAGCTCCACGCTGCCGAACAGGAGAAACGATATGGATCTGCATCCCTTTATGATCGGCAATCAATGGCGGGAAGGGCAGGGAACGCCCTTCGTCTCGGTGAATCCTAGCGACGGAACTGAGGTCGCCTGGATCGCCGGTGCGGGATCTGCAGATATTGATGACGCCGTAAAGGCTGCACGGGCGGCATTGGGCAACCCGGCTTGGGCCGGGCTGAAGCACCATGAGCGTGCTGCTCTTCTTTACCGCATGGCGGATCTTGTGGGCGCGAACGTCGAGCGTCTTGCCCGTGTGCAGATGGAAGATAACGGTAAGACTTTTGCGGAATGCCTGTCTCAGGCGAAGAGCGCAGCAGCCACTTTTCGCTATTATGGCGCCGCCTGCGAGACTTTCGAAAGCGAGCTTACGACCCAGCGCGGCCCCAGTGTCACCATGACCGTATACGAGCCTGTTGGAGTGATTGCTGCAATCACGCCCTGGAACTCGCCGCTGACGCTTGAAGCGCAGAAGCTTGCCCCTATTCTTGCCGCCGGAAACACCGTCGTGCTCAAGCCGTCGGAGGTGACGCCTCGCATTGCTCTCGAATATGCGCGGTTAGCCATCGAAGCGGGATTCCCGGCCGGGGTCGTGAACGTCGTGACCGGCGCGGCCGATGTGGGGCGAACCCTGGTCGAGCACGCCGGCGTTGACATGGTGAGCTTCACTGGCGGGACGTCCGCCGGACGGGCCATCGCGGCGACGGCTGGACGGCGCCTTAAGCCGGTTGTGCTCGAACTCGGCGGAAAGTCGCCTCACATCGTCTTTGCGGATGCTGACCTCAGGAAGGCGCCGAAGAGCGTCGCCGATGGGATCTTCTCGGGTGGAGGCCAATCCTGCATCGCTGGCTCCCGTGTTTTCGTGGAAGCATCGATCTTCCAGCCCTTCATGGAAGCCTTCCAGGCTGCCGCGCAGGGCTACACGCTCGGGACTCCCGATCATCCTTCGACGCGAATGGGGCCGATGGTAAGCTTCAACCATCGTGATCACGTCGCCCGGGCCGTCGAACTGGCACGTGAGGAGGGCGGCCAAGTCCTCGTCGGCGGAGATCTGCCGACCGGGGAGGCATTCAGGAATGGCGCTTACTATCCAGCGACCGTCATCAGTGGCGTTACGAACCAGTCACGGGTTTGCCAGCAGGAAATCTTCGGGCCCGTTGCCGTCGTCCTGCCGTTCGACAACGAGAGTGATCTGATCGAGCAGGCCAACGACACGGAATTTGGTCTCGCGGCTGGCCTCTGGACGAGCGACTTCGCGAAAGCCTGGCGCGTGGCGCGCGCGATTCAGGCCGGAACGGTCTGGATCAATACCTACAAGGAAACATCGATTTCGACTTCCTTTGGTGGGTTCAAGCAGAGCGGGCTGGGTCGCGAGAAGGGGCTCAACGGGATGCGGACCTACATGGAGCCGAAGGGTCTCTACTGGCACGTGGGCTGATGCAGCCTGCCTGCCAAACACAACGAACCTTACACACCTGCCCGCTTGAGAAAGCGGCACGCTAAAATTCGGGAGGATTATGAATGTCGACGACCGTTGAAGTGATGGCCGATGCTTTCAAGGAAGCCGGTACCCCGTTTCTCGTGGGGCACCCTGGCGGCGAGTCCGTCGAGCTGATGGAGGCTGCGCGCCAGCGTGACATGCGCTTCATCCTGATGAAACAGGAAACGGCCGGCGCTATGCTCGCGGCGACTTGGGGCGAGATCACGGGATCTCCGGGCGTCTGCCTGTCGACGCGCGGCCCCGGCGCTGCCAATATGGTGAACGGTGCGGCGCACGCGTTTC from Microvirga sp. TS319 includes the following:
- a CDS encoding Bug family tripartite tricarboxylate transporter substrate binding protein, which produces MKFARYTLTAAAMTFATAAFAQQFPTKPVTLVVPFAAGGSNDILARHLGDNLGKMWGQPVVVSNMPGAGAAIGSAHVSKASPDGHTLLIASVTFTMNPAVQQNLPFDPVKGFRPVAMIGKVPLVLVVGKSVPAKNVQEFLKTAKAKELTYATSGVGTVNQFGAELFAQSAGIQMVPVHYKGGSEAMTDVIGGHSDLFMSSMTQALPLIRGGQLRGLVVTSEQRASVAPEIPTAAEAGVKGVDVEQWWGILAPAGTPDGIINKINADINKVLETEATKEFLARDAARPTPMSAEAFGKLIQDELQKWRTIAEKANIQAQ
- a CDS encoding LysR family transcriptional regulator, which produces MMNLRQMEVFNAIMVTGSVTGAAQLLNVTQPAISTVLKHCESRLKMKLFQRVGGRLQPTNEAHAIFPDVAEIFGRIEAVGRLTQDLVGGRLGTLPVAAAFPIANGYLAKAVATFVAKRPQVQCTLQSLTSPQVLDRVINREVEIGIAHEPIVSSAVDTEVLMSWSIACVMPEDHPLANLEEVNIKDLAPYPIITYLPQIVFRPYVDRALSEAGIAPTIVVQVSVSLTGIMLARFGAGIALVDPLLVSAMGIPGLVVRNLNPRIEAKTLLIRPKAAPQSVVVNDFIDHLRQTVREEHL
- a CDS encoding chromate transporter — protein: MDTKSSKLRLGGEATMQEASGPRVSVRDLFWAFLLVGLSGFGGVLPFVRHMLVDKRRWLSPAEFTEVLGLSQLLPGPNVVNISIYVGARFAGAIGATAAFLGMMVAPIAIVLCLGAAYTRYGDLPAIANAFRGVASAAAGLVVAMAIKIAWPVLRSGRTIAISALVFGAIVIIKLPLVWTLAIMAPVSVLWIWWKAS
- a CDS encoding chromate transporter — protein: MSGNDSLWGFVLHLSLLSLLAIGGVNTILPELHRFVVLDHSWMTNEQFTALFALAQAAPGPNVIFVTLIGWQVAGVVGALLATIAICGPATVIAYVVTRLSTQWQHLKWFRVLRSGLVPLTTGLMIASAWLLTAASAQSVFSYIITITTALVMLTTRVNPLWLLALAGGVGAGGIL
- a CDS encoding 2-hydroxyacid dehydrogenase translates to MATLTIGIIDPFHPKSIETIEAAIPAEWRLSIAKGQNIDEKAQALRDSDVVFVMAAPMPASLIDAAPRLRFIQKLGAGIDRIDLDHCAARGIGLARLQAGNSIPVAEHTLLLMLAACRRLPLLDRQTRAGGWDKETARGVSRQINGKTVGIVGFGAIGQAVSKLLTGFGANVLYFDPRRASPELERELHVTYASLDELTAQSDIVSLHLPLMKETARIFDAARIARMKPGSTLINCARGGLIDETALHDALVSGHVFSAGIDAFEQEPPVGSPLLRLDQTVVTPHTAGGTIDNFKPVVERAVRNTQLFLSGEDIPAQDLVQAPRRSAA
- a CDS encoding aldehyde dehydrogenase, which translates into the protein MDLHPFMIGNQWREGQGTPFVSVNPSDGTEVAWIAGAGSADIDDAVKAARAALGNPAWAGLKHHERAALLYRMADLVGANVERLARVQMEDNGKTFAECLSQAKSAAATFRYYGAACETFESELTTQRGPSVTMTVYEPVGVIAAITPWNSPLTLEAQKLAPILAAGNTVVLKPSEVTPRIALEYARLAIEAGFPAGVVNVVTGAADVGRTLVEHAGVDMVSFTGGTSAGRAIAATAGRRLKPVVLELGGKSPHIVFADADLRKAPKSVADGIFSGGGQSCIAGSRVFVEASIFQPFMEAFQAAAQGYTLGTPDHPSTRMGPMVSFNHRDHVARAVELAREEGGQVLVGGDLPTGEAFRNGAYYPATVISGVTNQSRVCQQEIFGPVAVVLPFDNESDLIEQANDTEFGLAAGLWTSDFAKAWRVARAIQAGTVWINTYKETSISTSFGGFKQSGLGREKGLNGMRTYMEPKGLYWHVG